In one Nicotiana tomentosiformis chromosome 6, ASM39032v3, whole genome shotgun sequence genomic region, the following are encoded:
- the LOC104085272 gene encoding mitogen-activated protein kinase kinase kinase 20-like yields MASLLWKRVRILGKGGYGVVSLASSSDNQPPTLERLPPLIAVKTCLLHRSQSLQYEEAFLSMFADSPFIIHCFRPNIELQDGVAVYNLLLEYASGGSLADRLHNYNSGKGLSEFEVRKHTTNIVLGLIHIHNRGVIHCDIKPDNILLAGTDETAKIADFGLSMTLEQSRTGNQGLRGTERYLAPESVVDEKYGTEVDIWALGCTVYELMTGTPLWESDEDSQDSNVLYRIGFEEPMFQNAKLSNEAQDFLKRCQVKNPRSRWTAEMLLNHPFLNSYKLADNNVQPATKTTKKLKIILRRPQQKTAIKNPSSRWTATDMLLNHPFLNSSKVADKVQPATKTAKKLKIILRRPQQKITFKTPHNRELIVQH; encoded by the coding sequence ATGGCTTCACTCTTGTGGAAGAGAGTGAGAATACTGGGTAAAGGTGGATATGGGGTTGTTTCTTTAGCTTCATCGTCCGATAATCAACCTCCCACGTTAGAGCGTCTTCCACCTCTCATCGCCGTGAAAACTTGCTTACTCCATCGCTCTCAATCGTTGCAATATGAAGAGGCATTCCTCAGCATGTTTGCGGACTCGCCTTTCATTATTCACTGTTTCAGACCTAATATTGAACTACAAGATGGCGTCGCCGTTTACAACTTACTACTCGAATATGCCTCCGGAGGAAGCTTAGCCGATCGTCTTCACAACTACAACTCAGGGAAAGGACTGTCAGAATTTGAAGTTAGAAAACACACGACGAACATTGTTTTAGGTCTCATTCACATACACAACAGAGGAGTTATTCATTGCGACATCAAGCCCGATAACATTCTTCTTGCGGGCACTGATGAAACTGCCAAGATTGCGGATTTCGGGCTCTCTATGACTTTGGAACAGAGCAGAACAGGAAATCAGGGACTGAGAGGAACTGAAAGGTATTTGGCACCAGAATCCGTGGTTGACGAAAAGTACGGAACAGAAGTTGATATATGGGCTCTCGGTTGCACTGTCTACGAGTTGATGACGGGGACACCGCTGTGGGAATCAGATGAAGATAGTCAAGATTCAAATGTTTTATACAGAATCGGGTTTGAGGAACCAATGTTTCAGAATGCAAAGTTGTCGAACGAAGCACAAGATTTTTTGAAGAGGTGTCAAGTCAAGAATCCCAGATCACGTTGGACAGCGGAGATGCTATTGAACCATCCGTTTCTGAATTCATACAAACTAGCAGACAATAATGTCCAGCCTGCAACAAAGACAACTAAGAAGCTAAAGATCATTTTACGCAGACCGCAGCAGAAGACAGCAATCAAGAATCCCAGTTCACGTTGGACAGCCACCGACATGCTATTGAACCATCCGTTTCTGAATTCGTCCAAAGTAGCAGATAAAGTCCAGCCTGCAACAAAGACAGCTAAAAAGCTAAAGATCATTTTACGCAGACCGCAGCAGAAGATAACATTCAAGACACCACATAACCGTGAACTGATCGTACAACATTGA
- the LOC104085260 gene encoding premnaspirodiene oxygenase-like, with product MEIYASSVNLVSFLLFFSSLFIIVLVRKWRKSETSSQKQRLPPGPWRLPLIGSLHHLIGAHPHRIFRDLARKYGPVMYLELGEVPTVIISSPSAAKETLKTHDLAFANRPQFTSTYIVMYNNKDIAFSEYGDYWKQMRKICIMELLSARMVKSFSSIRKDEISNLLSSVHSVKGTSEVNMTEKIVRYACFVTCRLVFGKLGKDREVLIDLMKKMLLLAGGDVCDLFPSWKLLYKMTGAKSRLVKMHQVVDSVLENIVNEHIRSRAAGNKGNGEYGGEDLVDVFLRIQENDQLQFPITNDHIKAVIFDMFTAGTETSSTAIVWALSELMKNPNVMAKAQSEVRQAFKGKSSFDEEDLDNLPYLMLVVKETLRLHAPGILHRQCREQTCIDGYTIPSRATVLVNTWAIGRDPEVWHDPESFIPERFENSSIDYMGNHFEFIPFGSGKRICPGMQFGLANFRYPLARLLYHFNWELPYGTSPKDLDMSQIPGMSVAKEKDLYLIAKNDECLDVVL from the exons ATGGAGATTTACGCCTCTTCTGTCAACTTAGTTTCATTTCTCCTCTTCTTCTCCTCCCTTTTTATTATAGTTCTAGTTAGAAAATGGAGAAAGTCAGAAACCAGTAGCCAAAAACAAAGGTTGCCTCCAGGTCCATGGCGACTTCCACTTATTGGGAGTTTGCATCACTTGATTGGAGCACATCCACATCGCATTTTTAGAGATTTAGCTCGAAAATATGGTCCTGTTATGTACTTGGAACTTGGGGAAGTTCCTACAGTGATCATATCATCACCTTCTGCGGCAAAAGAAACTTTAAAAACTCACGATCTTGCCTTTGCTAATAGGCCACAGTTTACATCCACATATATTGTTATGTACAATAATAAAGACATTGCATTTTCTGAATACGGTGATTACTGGAAACAAATGCGAAAGATTTGTATTATGGAACTTCTAAGTGCAAGGATGGTGAAGTCATTTAGCTCTATTCGAAAAGATGAGATTTCGAATCTCCTTTCATCAGTTCATTCCGTTAAGGGTACTTCTGAAGTCAATATGACAGAAAAAATCGTTCGGTATGCATGTTTTGTGACATGTCGATTAGTTTTTGGAAAATTGGGGAAAGACCGAGAGGTATTGATAGATTTGATGAAAAAAATGCTCTTATTAGCAGGAGGAGATGTGTGTGATTTGTTCCCTTCGTGGAAGTTACTTTACAAGATGACTGGGGCAAAATCAAGATTGGTAAAAATGCATCAAGTGGTTGATTCAGTTCTGGAAAACATAGTTAATGAGCATATTAGGAGTAGAGCAGCAGGGAACAAGGGAAATGGTGAGTATGGAGGTGAAGATCTGGTTGATGTTTTCCTAAGAATTCAGGAGAATGACCAACTTCAGTTTCCAATCACCAATGACCATATAAAAGCAGTGATTTTC GACATGTTTACTGCTGGAACTGAAACTTCATCTACAGCTATTGTTTGGGCATTGTCAGAACTGATGAAGAATCCAAACGTCATGGCCAAGGCACAGAGTGAAGTGAGACAAGCCTTCAAAGGGAAATCGAGTTTTGATGAAGAAGATCTTGATAATTTGCCATACCTAATGTTAGTGGTTAAAGAAACATTAAGGCTACACGCTCCAGGTATATTGCATAGGCAATGTAGGGAACAAACATGTATTGATGGATATACAATACCTTCTAGGGCCACAGTATTAGTTAATACATGGGCAATTGGAAGAGATCCAGAAGTTTGGCATGACCCCGAGAGTTTTATACCAGAGAGATTTGAAAATTCTTCTATTGACTATATGGGAAATCACTTTGAGTTTATTCCATTTGGTTCCGGAAAAAGAATTTGTCCAGGAATGCAGTTTGGTTTAGCTAATTTTAGATATCCTCTGGCTCGGCTCCTCTACCACTTTAACTGGGAGCTTCCATATGGAACTAGTCCGAAAGATTTGGATATGAGTCAGATACCTGGAATGAGTGTAGCGAAAGAGAAAGATTTGTACTTAATAGCCAAAAACGATGAATGTTTGGATGTCGTGCTTTAG